CATTTTGAGACGATCAAAGGCCCTATTTTTGCCAATTTGTTGTTAGCAGACGAAATCAATCGTACGGCCCCCAAGACACAAGCTGCCCTACTCGAAGCGATGGAAGAGCACCAAGTCACGATCCAGGGTGTCACCTACCCGTTGCCAGAGCCATTTTTTGTGGTAGCTACCCAAAACCCGGTGGAGTACGAAGGTACATATATATTACCGGAAGCCCAGTTGGACCGTTTTTTGTTCAAGCTCAACATGCAGTATCCATCCTATGATCACGAAAAACAAATTCTCAAGCAGCATCTTGTACAGGCAGAGAGATTGGGGGCGCTGCCTCTGCCGATCTATTCGATGGAAGATATTTTGATTGAACGGCAAAAACTTAATGATGTCGTGGTAGACGATTCGCTTGTCGATTACATCACGACACTGATTCGAAAAACAAGGGAGACAACGCGGTTGCAGCTCGGGGCAAGCTCACGGGCCGGGATTGCCGTCCTGCAGGCGAGCAAGGCATGGGCGCTCCTGGATAACCGAATGTACGTAACACCGGACGATGTGAAGACAGTGGCTCGTCCAGCACTCCGGCATCGACTTATCCTGTCGCCACAAGTGGAATTGGAGGGAGGTACCAGTGACCAAATCATCGACGAGACGTTGGCCGCTATTCCGGTACCTCGCTGATATACTGCAAGATCGCTTTCTTTTGCCAACGAAGCGATTGATTATGCTGCTGTTTCTGGGTACACCGATCGCAGTAGCCGGATATCTGCTGGGGACGGGATATCAAGGGTTTTGGATGTACAATGGTTTGATCGTTTTAGCCTGCCTGATTGACTGGTTTACGCTGCCGCGAAGGACAGATTTGAGCCTGCAAAGAACGATACCAGAACAGACGGATTTGGGTCATTCCTTTCAGGTAGGGATCCGCTTGCATAATAAAAGCGGTCAATTCCTTGGATATTCGATCGTAGACGATCTGCCGATTACCTTTAAAGAGGCTGGTCTGCTCCAAGGACAGATGGAAGGAACAGAGGCGGATATTACGTATTCCACTCAAGGGAACGAGCGGGGACAATACCTGTTTCAATGGGTGTATATGCGTTGGCAGGGACGGGTCGGGCTCTGGTGGAGACAGAGTAGGTTTTCGGCAGAACAGTCCATCCGCGTATATCCGGATTTGTCAGCGGTTCGAGGATATTTAGCTTCACTGCAAGATAGTCTGATTGTGGATGGGAAAAAGATTATGCGCAGGGCAAGGGCTGGATCAGAATTTCACGCCATTCGGGAATACGGCTATGACGATGACCCTAGGATGATCAATTGGTCGGCTTCAGCTCGCACGCGGAGACTGATGACCAATCAGTATCGGCCCGAGCAAGGAAAAGTCGTGACGATCATGCTGGACTGTGGAAGGCTGATGGGAGTGGAGTGGAATGGCCGAACACGACTTGACTCGACGCTAGAGGCAGCGATGACCTTGGCTGCAGTCGCTTTGCGACAAGGAGATCAGGTCGCGCTGCTCGTATACTCAAATGTAATCAAAACGTACATTCCTCCAGGGAAAGGTCTACGGCATTTGCACGTCTTGCTGGAGGCAACGTATGATTTACGCAGTGATTTTGTCGAGTCTGACCCTGCAAAAGCGTTGGAATATTTGTATCGTCAGCAGAAGAAAAGAAGTCTGATGGTTCTCTTTTCTGATATGGAAAACTACTTGGTGGAAGATCAATTGGGTGGTCATCTGTGGAGATTGCGACGTTCTCACTTACTCCTGTTGCTTAGTCTAGCAGATCCGCTGCTGCATGGGTGGAGTAAAGGGGAAACGGCGAGTAGCCATATCGCCTACGTAAAAGCGGTGGCGCAACGATTTCAACTGGATCGCAGAGCCTTCCAACAAAAAATGACCGGCGCGGGCATCCAGGTGCTGGATGTTCCGGCCGATCAGCTGACAGTGACCTTGATCAATACTTATCTGGAAATCAAATCGAGGGATGCCTTGTAAGTGCGCGTTTTAGGCTAATCCCCCAAGCATACCAGCCAACAAGAGCTACCAAGGTAAGTAAGGCAACCCCATACTTGGTTTCCAAGGAAAGGCTAGAAGGTGTAATGTAGCCTTCAATGACACCGGCGACAACGAGCAGGGGGAGTGTCGCGAGCAATAATTGAGCGGATTCTTTGGCAGCTATGAGAAATTGATGCTTGCGGTTATACCGCCCAGGCACGAGCATTCTGTATCCCATATGGAGTCCAGCGCCCCCTGCAATAAATATGGCTGTCAGCTCGATGACACCATGGGGTAGTATGTAAGCCCAAAAGGCGTAGCTACTGTCAGCTTGGGCATATACAGCAGCCAAGGCACCCACCAGTAGACCGTTGAACAACAGCAAGTAGATGGGGAGAATCCCTAGTGTTATGCCACCAACAAAGGCTAACATGGCAACCTTCATGTTATTGGTCATGATCATGGTAGAGAGGACGGGGCTGTTCACAGAGTCGTGTCCTGCTCCCAGCTGAGTCGGATTGATTTGTTCGGCCATCCCTTGCGGAAGGACGACATACAAGTTCAACGGATCTACCATGACAGCAGCGAAACCAGCTATTCCACCGATGAGAAATAAAAGGGCTGCCATGCCGATAAACCCCATTCGTTGTCGAATCAGCAGCAAGAGATAGCTGCCAAAGAAGTGCTTTAATTGATACCAACTAGTTCCCTGTTGTTTGTATGTCAGGTTATGCGCTCGGGATACAAGCTGGTTGAGATACAGCGTGACTTCGTCTGTCGGGTGAAACGTGCGGATGTAGGCGAGATGCGCTGACGTCTTCTTATACAGCAACGTAAGCTTGTCGATCTCATCTGCATGTATCTTTCGCGGTTGCTTTGTGAACCGTTCGACCAATTGCTCCAACTCAGCCCACGAGGCTTTATGTCGATGCCAAAATGAGGTAACATCCATGAATCGTGCCTCCATTCAACAGTTTATAAGAGGGGGAAATGAAGGGAAATGATTGAACCAACGCAACAGCATCATGAGCGCGAAACATCGATCGTGACTCCTGAGCACGTGTTGCTCCGCTTCCAGACAGCGGGTATGGGTAGTCGGGCAGCTGCTATGATGATTGACTTCGCGATTCTTTTCTTGGTTAATCTTACTGTATTCATCGTGTTTGGCCTAGTCATATTTGGTAAAGATAGCGAATTTTTCCTTGAAACAGAAAATATGGCGTTGGCAATCGTCATCCTCGTTGTCTTTGTCCTTAACTTTGGATACTTTTTGCTTCAGGAAGCATTTTGGTCTGGTCAGACGATAGGCAAACGTCTGATGGGCTTGAGAGTCATGAGAGACAATGGCCAACCGATCACGTTTTTGGGAGCGACGATTCGTAATGTATTTCGAATCGTGGATGGATTGCCGATGGGATACTTCCTCGGTGCGCTGATTTCCTTTTTTCATCCGCAGGACAAACGGCTCGGAGATCTAGTTGCAGGCACGATCGTCGTCGTAGAAAGCGGGCGGCCAGCACGGCCATCTCGTAAAAAAGCTACGCAGCCATCTTTGCAAAAGCACGATTATCCGCAGGTGCTCGAGCTGGATGAACGTCAAAAGCAGTTGATAACACGCGAGGACTGGCAGTTGCTCTCGTCCTTTATCGAGCGCATGTCTTCCCTATCCCCTGATAAGAGAAAAGAACTCGGTACACAAGTAGCCAGCCTGCTGGCAAAAAAGCTAGGTGTGCAGGATGAACCGCTGGTCAGGAATGATCCGATTGTTTTCCTCCACTTCTTGCATAGGATTTTGCAAAAAGAATGGAAGCTCGGTTCTTCATGAAAGGACTCTGAAACGAAACCGCCGATCAGGCGGTTTTTTACCGTATAAGAATATATAAGCGCAAACGCTTATGAATTCTGGAGCGCATAAAAACATTCCACTTAAACGCGGTCGCTCCTACATGAACAAGCCGCGATAGAGGTTTTTTTACTAGGTACTGATTGGCAGGAAGGTGTATAGTCAATTCTAAAGGTTATTTTTTGCAAACGAGGAAACGATGCAAGAGAAAGGGAAGGATTTGCGATGAGCACAACAAAACAGCTGGCTGAAACCTACAAGAACAGCAAGTATCAAGTGCCGGGACATGGACCACGAAACATTCACGTTCTGCAAAATGCGCTGGCAGAGCTGGATGGGAATCTGGAAAGCGACATCTACGGGAAGGGACAAGTGATTGAAGAATTCGAAAAGAAGCTGGCTGCGATCTTAGGAAAAGAGACAGCCGTGTTTTTCCCAAGTGGAACAATGGCTCAGCAAATTGCCCTGCGCATTTGGTGTGATCAAAAGTCTGTTAAAAAAGTGGCGTATCATCCACTCTCTCATCTGGAAATTCACGAAGAGGATGGGCTAAAAAAGCTGCATCTGATTGAATCCGTCTTGCTCGCAGACAAGACCCGGTTGATTCGACTGGAAGATGTGAAAAATATGGACACCGACGTCGCTTGTCTATTGCTGGAATTGCCGCAACGTGAGATCGGTGGTGAATTGCCAGAATATGAAGAATTGGTAGCAATCTCCGAGTTTTGCCGAGAAAAAGAAATCAAGCTGCAGCTAGATGGTGCCCGTCTATTTGAAGTCCTCCCTTACTATCAGAAGTCCGCTGCCGAAATCTGCCAGTTGTTTGACAGCATTTATGTTTCCTTTTACAAAGGAATCGGGGGACTTGCAGGTTCGATCCTGGCCGGAGATGAGGAATTTACAAAAGAAGCAAAGGTCTGGAAGCGGCGTCATGGGGGAGACCTGATCAGCTTGTATCCGTACATTCTCAGTGCAGACTATTACTTCGAGCAAAGAAAGAATCGTTTTCCACAATACTATGAACAGGCAAAAGAGCTGGCGAGCTTTTACAATGGATGTCATGGGATCACTACCCGCCCCGTTGTGCCCGTCTCCAACATGTTTCACGTCCATCTGCCATTCCCGAAAGAGACGCTTGAACCCGTGTTTCAGGCGGTCTATGAACAAGCAGGGGTAGGCCTTGCGATGGCTCTTCATGCCGTCGATGAGGCAAGCTGCTACTTTGAGGTGAGTGTCGGTGATAATTACGGAGGCATCCCGAAAGAAGCGCTGCAACATGCTTTCCGCGTGCTTGATGAGAAAATGAAAGAAGTTTAGTTCGTTACGAGAGCTTCCTTAGAGATATTCCTGAGGAGCTTTTTTAATTCAATTTTAACAATATTCCGCAAAAGGCTTGACGAAAAATGTTCTATGTTATAATAAAGCCTCACTCTTTGTCATAGAAAGGAGGGGGTAGCCGATGAGCGATAAATACATTCGTGCTCAATCGACAACGTCATCCACACTGCAACTCCCCGCAAATGGAGGGCAGGAGGGAAGGCGTAAAAGAACCGGATTGTTTCGGAGCTTGTTCCAGACGTTGGTTCCCTCCCAGACAGAAGGCAAACGATCCCCATGGCCGCTGATTGCGACTATCGTGGTCTGGGTTGGCCTCGCTTATGCAGGATATGCCTTTGCGGTCCACACGTTGGACAAGCAGCAGCAATATGTCAACCAACGCTTTGAACAGGTCCAGTCTGAGAATCAGAAGCAAATGATTGCGCTTGGTGATCAATTGACACAAGTACAGGATGAGATGAAAACCGTGCAGGACGGCCTGTCCAATTTGGAAGAAAATTTACAATTGACAGGCGAAACGATTGGCGGATCAAATAAGACGAAGGAAGCACTCCAGGATCGGATCGACCAGTTGAACAAACAACTCGTGGATTTGAAAGCTTCGCTGAAAAAACTGGAGGATGCAGCTCGTGCTTGGTAAAGTAAACCGATTGTTTGCGTTTCTGCTGGCGCCGGCGCTGGGGTTTTTGGTTGCTTTTTCATGGGCCAATCCGGTGGACAAGCTCCAGGTAGAGGCTCTGAAACTGCCAATAGAGCAGTCACATGAACAGGCGACAGCGCTTCGTGAAAAACTGGATGAGACCCGTGAGCAGATCAGTAATGCCGAAGAACTAATTGATGATATTCGCGATCGAACAGAAAAGGAAAAGAAAGATTACGAGCAGCAAAATGAGCATATCAACAGCTTGTTGGCAGCGAGTAAATCACAAACGCAAAAATCCGCAGATGTGTTGGATACGATCTTGTCCAACATGCTAGGGAATCCCATCGGACAATCATTTGGCAAAAATTCTACGGTGAAAGTGTACTCTCTGGAGGAAGCTGGATATCGTGGATACATGGCCAAGGTGCGGCTCAATGATCCCAAGGCATTAAAAATGGTCCTCGCCAACAATTCAGTCAAGAGTAAGGGCGAAACGACCAGTCATGCAGGCAAACGTACGGGAGCCGTCTTGGCGATCAACGCTGGTGGATTTATGACGGATAAGAGCGGGTACGTAACCCCTCTTGGAATTACGGTTGTTGACGGGAAGATTCGTACCTTTTCAAACAATTCGAATTTGAGTTTCGTCGGATTTAACAACAAAGGCCACCTCGTCGGAACGAAGATTACTACCCAACAGCAAATTTCCCAGCAAGGCATTTTGCAAGGGGCCAGCTTCCTCCCGCGACTTCTGCAGGATGGTAAACGTTTGGCGATTCCTCGTGGATGGGCGAATGCCCGTCAGCCGCGTACATTGATCGGTCACTTCGACAATGGAGATTTACTGGTGATTGTGATCGACGGCAGACGCGAAGGCTGGAGTAATGGTGTTACCTTGGAAGAAGCTCAGAGAAAACTACAGGAGTTCCACGTCGTCGATGCCTACAATCTCGACGGTGGCGGCTCCAGCGCTTTCTATTACAAAGGCAAATTGATGAACAAGCCTTCGGGTGGTAAAGAACGCCCGGTCGTCAGCAATCTGGTCATCATGCCGTAAGAATCTGTCTTGCCCTACACCTTTTTAGGTCATGTCCACTAATTGGATTTGATCGGGAAAGGTGTTTTTGCGTGGCCAAGTTTTCTAAAAGGACCATAGACATGTTGACCAATAAAAATGCTGAAAATTATAATAATGGTAGAAACAAGAAAATCTGTAAGGGGGGATCGTATGAAAAAGGTAAGGCTGTTTGCCCTTTCGCTTCTCACGGTTGCGACATTTGCATTTCCAGCTCAGGCGAAGGTGCCGGGTGTACCTGTAGGTGTAGATGGAGCGACGAAAGGGATCGTAGCCGTATCGCATCCAGCAGCAGCCCAAGTCGGCATGGACATCTTGGCGAAGGGAGGAAACGCGGTGGATGCTGCCGCCGCTATACAGCTTGCACTGAACGTAGCAGAGCCGTATATGTCTGGTATGGGCGGCGGCGGTTTCATGATGATTTACCTCAAGGATCAGAACAAGGTCACGGTGTTTGACAGCAGGGAAGTAGCACCTGCTGGGGCGAAACCGAATATGTTCCTGCAGGAGGACGGCAAACCGATTCCGTTTGATGAGAGGCACACGACTGGACAGGCGGTAGGGATACCTGGAACATTGCTCGGCGTAGAAAAAGCACTTAAAAGCTACGGTACCATGAAGCTGCCTGATGTCATCGAACCTGCGATTGATTTGGCAGCAAAAGGTGTGCGTGTGAACTGGGTAACTGCGGATAACATCAAGAACTCACTCGATAAATTACAGAAACATGAAACAGCGGCAAAGGTATTTGCACCAGACGGCGTGCCATTAAAAGAGGGAGACGTCTTGGTACAGCCAGATTTGGCGAAAACGCTCCAATTGGTACACGATAAGGGAACGAACGCTTTTTACAACGGGGAGATCGGTCAAGCACTGGTGCAGGAGGTACAGCGGACAGGTGGGTCCTTGACCTTGCAGGACTTGAAAGCCTATACGGTAAAGGAGAGGGAGCCTGTTCGAGGCACGTTCCGCGGTTATGAAGTCGTCACGATGGGACCGCCTAGCTCCGGAGGCTTGACGATGCTGCAAATCTTAAAGCTGATGGAGGGCTATGACAACCAGAAGGATGGCTTTGGTTCTGTCGCTTATTTGCACCATCTGATTGAGGCCAATCACCTCGCCTATGCGGATCGTGCGGCTTACATGGCAGACGAAGATGTGTATCCGGTGCCCAAACAAGGCTTGATCAACGAAGAGTACATCAAAGAACGCCGAGCACTCATCAGTGACGATACGGTCAATACAAAGGTGCAGGCAGGAGATCCGTGGAAATACGATCCTGGGAAAAAGCCTGTCGTCGCCATGAACTTCAGCGATCCTTCGCCTGTGAAGCAAACCACTCATTTTTCCGTTATGGACCAATGGGGCAATCTCGTTTCCTACACGACCACCATTGAGGATGTGTTTGGTAGCGGGATCATGGTGCCGGGATATGGATTCATGCTAAATAACGAGCTCACTGACTTCGATGCTGTTCCAGGGGGTGTCAATCAAGTAGAGCCTGGAAAGCGACCGCGTTCGAGTATGACTCCGACGATCGTTTTGAAGGATGGAAAGCCGTTTCTGGCAGTGGGCTCACCAGGCGGGTCAACCATTATCGCTTCCGTCTCGCAAACGATTCTAAATGTCATCGATCATGGCATGGAGATTCAGGATGCGATCGTGGCACCGCGAATTTTCTCTAGCGCTTACCCGGCAGTGACATGGGAGGCTGGCTTGGATCAGGATGTCATTCTGCAGCTTCTGGCAATAGGACACAGCTTTGCGGAGAAGCCGACGAATATCGGCAATGTTCAGGCGATTGTGTACGACTTGGAGACAGGAAAAATGTACGGGGGAGCAGACAACACGCGGCAAGGAACGGTTCTCGGTGTCGACGCTGTTGCCTACACGACGGTACAACCCGAAGCGCAACAAGAGGAATTGACGGGGCCATTCGTGCTTGAAGTGAACGGACTGGTTTATCCATACAAGGCGGATCAGAAGCGCATGGTGAATGGAACCGCATATATTCAGGCAGAAAAGCTGCTGCTCGGCTTGAATGGAGACTTTGCAACATTCAGGGAGAAAGCAGTCGCGATCGATGGGATAGGATTCTTGCCGGTTAAAAAAGTTGCTGAAGCATTGGGCTATACGGTGGAATGGAATGCTACGGAACGAACGCTACACTTGCAAAAATAATAGAAGATGGAGGTGCTCAGCTTGAAGAAAGTACTCGTTTTAGGCGGAACCCGTTTTTTTGGAAAAAGATTGGTGCATCTGTTGGTGGCGGCAGGAGCAGATGTGACGGTGGCGACCAGAGGGATGACGGATGTCGAGCTTCCCCCTCAAGTTAAGCGTTTGACCCTGGATCGAGATGATCCGGCGTCTCTGGCAGCTGCGGGGGAACAGGAATGGGATATCGTTTACGATAATATTTGCTATTCCTCAAAAAATGCGCTGGAAGCCTGCGACGTTTTCCGAGGGAAAGTAGGCAAGTACGTGTTGACCTCCACGCTTTCCGTGTATGATTTCTCGGAGGAGGGTCTGAAGGAAGAGGCATTTGATCCTTATACGTATGACATTCAGCCTGCGACGAGAGACAAGGTCACTTATCAGGAAGGGAAACGTCAAGCAGAAGCAGTGTTTTTTCAGCAGACAGAGTTCCCGGTTGTAGCTGTGCGGTTTCCTATCGTTTTGGCAGAGGATGACTATACCAAGCGACTGCACTTCCATGTCGAGCATATTCAAGAAGAACGTCCGATCGGGATTGCGAATCCGCAAGCAATCATGTGCTTTATTCATGCACAGGAGGCAGCGGAGTTCTTACAATGGGTGGGGGCAACGACTTTGACAGGTCCGGTAAATGCCTGCTCACATGGAACCATTCGCCAGCAGACTTTGATGGAGGACATTGCTGACGTAGTTGGCAAACCGGCTCAACTGGTAGCCGAAAAAGATGCTGCCGACTTTTCGCCCTTTGCTTTCCCTGCCTCGTTTTATATGGATAACGAAAAGGCAGCAGCAGCGGGATTCTCTTTTTGGAAGCTAGAGGCTTGGCTTCCTAAACTGATTCAGACAATTTCCACAACAAAATCAGAGCATAAAGTGTGACAATCTGCGCTTTTTTTCTGTCTAACTCCATGGTAAGGTAGAGCAGAACGTATGTGTCTGTATGGAATCAGGAGGACAGGAAATGAAAAGAAATCATACTACTGGTCTTGCTCTCGTCGCAGCATTATCAGCAGCCCTATTAGGTGGATGTGAAGCACCATCGCTCAGCAACCTGTTGTCAGGAGAAAAGTCTCAGGCTTCTGCAGCACCGACTGACTCCTCTTCAGGTCAGACAGCCACACCTGAGCAACAGGAGGCTAGCGCTGTAAAAAATAAACAGCCTTCATTGGAGGAAACCATACAAATGGTGGATGGTGTGCCTACGGTGACCAATCCGACGGAAATGACTGTAGTTGTGAATAAACAGCGAGCGTTGCCTTCTGATTATATTCCTTCTGATCTCGTTGAACCGAATGTACCGTTCCCCTTTGACGAGAAAGTAGAGAAGCGGATGATGCGCGCGGAAGCAGCGGGTGCTCTCGAAAAATTGTTTGCGCAAGCGAAAGAGCAAGGCATCGAGCTCTATGCCGTTTCAGGCTATCGTTCGTACCGTACGCAAAAATCCTTGTTTGATACGTACGTGAAAACGCAAGGAGCTGATCACGCGGCTGCGTACAGTGCGGTTCCAGGTAAGAGTGAACACCAGACTGGTCTTGCTATGGATGTCTCCGGAGTCGACGCTCAGACTCGATTGGAAGAGTCATTCGCGGATACGCCAGAAGGCCAATGGCTCGCGGCTAACTGTGCGCCATTCGGATTTATTATCCGCTATGTGAAAGGGAAAGAAGACATTACAGGGTATGCGTATGAGCCGTGGCACCTGCGTTACGTAGGAAAAGAAATCGCGCAGGAGATCATGAGCAAAGGCATTACGCTGGAAGATTACTTTAAAGAATCTGGATCCGCTCAAAAACAATAGAGAATACGACAAAAGCCGCTCACGAAGAGCGGCTTTTTTGCTTGAGGCCAAACGTCTCGATTAATGGGGAAGGCGGATGTCAGCAAGTGGCCAATAAACAGCTTCGGCACGCCCTACCACATGATCCAGCTTTACGGGACCGATTACCCGGCTGTCCATACTGTTGTTGCGATTGTCTCCCATGACAAACACGCTGCCTTCAGGGATGGTGATTGGGCCAAAGTCTTCGGTGAGGGTCACACCGGCAGCTGAGGCTTTCAACTTGTTGTTCGTCAAATATTCTTCGCTGAGCGGCTTGCCATTGACGTACAGTTGATCATCTTTTGCTTCTACCGTATCTCCAGCTTTGGCAACGACACGTTTGATCCAGTTATCGCCGCTCGCATCTGGATGGATGATCACGATGTCACCTGGTTGCGGGTCTTTCAAGTAATAGAT
This is a stretch of genomic DNA from Brevibacillus choshinensis. It encodes these proteins:
- a CDS encoding stage II sporulation protein M; amino-acid sequence: MDVTSFWHRHKASWAELEQLVERFTKQPRKIHADEIDKLTLLYKKTSAHLAYIRTFHPTDEVTLYLNQLVSRAHNLTYKQQGTSWYQLKHFFGSYLLLLIRQRMGFIGMAALLFLIGGIAGFAAVMVDPLNLYVVLPQGMAEQINPTQLGAGHDSVNSPVLSTMIMTNNMKVAMLAFVGGITLGILPIYLLLFNGLLVGALAAVYAQADSSYAFWAYILPHGVIELTAIFIAGGAGLHMGYRMLVPGRYNRKHQFLIAAKESAQLLLATLPLLVVAGVIEGYITPSSLSLETKYGVALLTLVALVGWYAWGISLKRALTRHPSI
- the lepB gene encoding signal peptidase I, with the protein product MEQTNSATKWKVELFDWLKSFLLIGGLTVFIYVFVMAPYVVQGRSMESTLHDRERVIVNKAIYYLKDPQPGDIVIIHPDASGDNWIKRVVAKAGDTVEAKDDQLYVNGKPLSEEYLTNNKLKASAAGVTLTEDFGPITIPEGSVFVMGDNRNNSMDSRVIGPVKLDHVVGRAEAVYWPLADIRLPH
- a CDS encoding NAD-dependent epimerase/dehydratase family protein, yielding MKKVLVLGGTRFFGKRLVHLLVAAGADVTVATRGMTDVELPPQVKRLTLDRDDPASLAAAGEQEWDIVYDNICYSSKNALEACDVFRGKVGKYVLTSTLSVYDFSEEGLKEEAFDPYTYDIQPATRDKVTYQEGKRQAEAVFFQQTEFPVVAVRFPIVLAEDDYTKRLHFHVEHIQEERPIGIANPQAIMCFIHAQEAAEFLQWVGATTLTGPVNACSHGTIRQQTLMEDIADVVGKPAQLVAEKDAADFSPFAFPASFYMDNEKAAAAGFSFWKLEAWLPKLIQTISTTKSEHKV
- a CDS encoding AAA family ATPase, translating into MEHLLGYMEKELIGQRQNIRLLVAALLAGGHVLLEGVPGIGKTKMVRTLSHLIGGESKRVQFTPDMMPSDIIGHVVFNMQLNHFETIKGPIFANLLLADEINRTAPKTQAALLEAMEEHQVTIQGVTYPLPEPFFVVATQNPVEYEGTYILPEAQLDRFLFKLNMQYPSYDHEKQILKQHLVQAERLGALPLPIYSMEDILIERQKLNDVVVDDSLVDYITTLIRKTRETTRLQLGASSRAGIAVLQASKAWALLDNRMYVTPDDVKTVARPALRHRLILSPQVELEGGTSDQIIDETLAAIPVPR
- a CDS encoding RDD family protein, translated to MIEPTQQHHERETSIVTPEHVLLRFQTAGMGSRAAAMMIDFAILFLVNLTVFIVFGLVIFGKDSEFFLETENMALAIVILVVFVLNFGYFLLQEAFWSGQTIGKRLMGLRVMRDNGQPITFLGATIRNVFRIVDGLPMGYFLGALISFFHPQDKRLGDLVAGTIVVVESGRPARPSRKKATQPSLQKHDYPQVLELDERQKQLITREDWQLLSSFIERMSSLSPDKRKELGTQVASLLAKKLGVQDEPLVRNDPIVFLHFLHRILQKEWKLGSS
- a CDS encoding DUF58 domain-containing protein, which translates into the protein MTKSSTRRWPLFRYLADILQDRFLLPTKRLIMLLFLGTPIAVAGYLLGTGYQGFWMYNGLIVLACLIDWFTLPRRTDLSLQRTIPEQTDLGHSFQVGIRLHNKSGQFLGYSIVDDLPITFKEAGLLQGQMEGTEADITYSTQGNERGQYLFQWVYMRWQGRVGLWWRQSRFSAEQSIRVYPDLSAVRGYLASLQDSLIVDGKKIMRRARAGSEFHAIREYGYDDDPRMINWSASARTRRLMTNQYRPEQGKVVTIMLDCGRLMGVEWNGRTRLDSTLEAAMTLAAVALRQGDQVALLVYSNVIKTYIPPGKGLRHLHVLLEATYDLRSDFVESDPAKALEYLYRQQKKRSLMVLFSDMENYLVEDQLGGHLWRLRRSHLLLLLSLADPLLHGWSKGETASSHIAYVKAVAQRFQLDRRAFQQKMTGAGIQVLDVPADQLTVTLINTYLEIKSRDAL
- a CDS encoding M15 family metallopeptidase codes for the protein MKRNHTTGLALVAALSAALLGGCEAPSLSNLLSGEKSQASAAPTDSSSGQTATPEQQEASAVKNKQPSLEETIQMVDGVPTVTNPTEMTVVVNKQRALPSDYIPSDLVEPNVPFPFDEKVEKRMMRAEAAGALEKLFAQAKEQGIELYAVSGYRSYRTQKSLFDTYVKTQGADHAAAYSAVPGKSEHQTGLAMDVSGVDAQTRLEESFADTPEGQWLAANCAPFGFIIRYVKGKEDITGYAYEPWHLRYVGKEIAQEIMSKGITLEDYFKESGSAQKQ
- a CDS encoding threonine aldolase family protein, which codes for MSTTKQLAETYKNSKYQVPGHGPRNIHVLQNALAELDGNLESDIYGKGQVIEEFEKKLAAILGKETAVFFPSGTMAQQIALRIWCDQKSVKKVAYHPLSHLEIHEEDGLKKLHLIESVLLADKTRLIRLEDVKNMDTDVACLLLELPQREIGGELPEYEELVAISEFCREKEIKLQLDGARLFEVLPYYQKSAAEICQLFDSIYVSFYKGIGGLAGSILAGDEEFTKEAKVWKRRHGGDLISLYPYILSADYYFEQRKNRFPQYYEQAKELASFYNGCHGITTRPVVPVSNMFHVHLPFPKETLEPVFQAVYEQAGVGLAMALHAVDEASCYFEVSVGDNYGGIPKEALQHAFRVLDEKMKEV
- a CDS encoding phosphodiester glycosidase family protein, which translates into the protein MLGKVNRLFAFLLAPALGFLVAFSWANPVDKLQVEALKLPIEQSHEQATALREKLDETREQISNAEELIDDIRDRTEKEKKDYEQQNEHINSLLAASKSQTQKSADVLDTILSNMLGNPIGQSFGKNSTVKVYSLEEAGYRGYMAKVRLNDPKALKMVLANNSVKSKGETTSHAGKRTGAVLAINAGGFMTDKSGYVTPLGITVVDGKIRTFSNNSNLSFVGFNNKGHLVGTKITTQQQISQQGILQGASFLPRLLQDGKRLAIPRGWANARQPRTLIGHFDNGDLLVIVIDGRREGWSNGVTLEEAQRKLQEFHVVDAYNLDGGGSSAFYYKGKLMNKPSGGKERPVVSNLVIMP
- the ggt gene encoding gamma-glutamyltransferase — encoded protein: MKKVRLFALSLLTVATFAFPAQAKVPGVPVGVDGATKGIVAVSHPAAAQVGMDILAKGGNAVDAAAAIQLALNVAEPYMSGMGGGGFMMIYLKDQNKVTVFDSREVAPAGAKPNMFLQEDGKPIPFDERHTTGQAVGIPGTLLGVEKALKSYGTMKLPDVIEPAIDLAAKGVRVNWVTADNIKNSLDKLQKHETAAKVFAPDGVPLKEGDVLVQPDLAKTLQLVHDKGTNAFYNGEIGQALVQEVQRTGGSLTLQDLKAYTVKEREPVRGTFRGYEVVTMGPPSSGGLTMLQILKLMEGYDNQKDGFGSVAYLHHLIEANHLAYADRAAYMADEDVYPVPKQGLINEEYIKERRALISDDTVNTKVQAGDPWKYDPGKKPVVAMNFSDPSPVKQTTHFSVMDQWGNLVSYTTTIEDVFGSGIMVPGYGFMLNNELTDFDAVPGGVNQVEPGKRPRSSMTPTIVLKDGKPFLAVGSPGGSTIIASVSQTILNVIDHGMEIQDAIVAPRIFSSAYPAVTWEAGLDQDVILQLLAIGHSFAEKPTNIGNVQAIVYDLETGKMYGGADNTRQGTVLGVDAVAYTTVQPEAQQEELTGPFVLEVNGLVYPYKADQKRMVNGTAYIQAEKLLLGLNGDFATFREKAVAIDGIGFLPVKKVAEALGYTVEWNATERTLHLQK